The uncultured Desulfobulbus sp. genome window below encodes:
- a CDS encoding RluA family pseudouridine synthase has protein sequence MTESSVSHCIPTEHQCEDDLSNTFSIAASEAGLRLDRYLTSNFPEHSRSSLNKLIVSAAVRVNGQTVKAGYRLREGDSVSVEFPVSKEESLQPEKIDFPVLFEDEHLLVISKPPGLVVHPACGHTSGTLVHGLLHHCDGGLPSLDGERPGIVHRLDKDTSGIMLVAKDEVSLRGLMADFKDRRIHKSYQALLLRSPREPQGRIVQPLGRHPVERKKMAVRPADGKYAASNWQINEYFDNGWCLAEIAIETGRTHQIRVHMAWVKAPVLGDRLYGGAVAPHSGFRVERQMLHASTLHFTHPVHGKEMSFTAPLWEDMQQLLEALRGN, from the coding sequence ATGACCGAGTCGTCGGTATCACATTGCATCCCAACCGAGCACCAGTGCGAAGACGATCTTTCAAACACGTTTTCGATTGCTGCCAGTGAGGCTGGGCTCAGGCTTGATCGTTACCTGACCAGCAACTTTCCGGAACATTCCAGATCATCACTGAACAAACTCATCGTCTCCGCTGCTGTGCGGGTCAATGGGCAAACCGTTAAGGCTGGATACCGTCTTCGAGAGGGGGACTCTGTGTCTGTTGAGTTCCCCGTCTCCAAAGAGGAGTCGCTGCAGCCTGAAAAAATTGACTTTCCGGTCCTGTTTGAAGATGAACATCTTCTGGTGATCAGTAAGCCGCCGGGGCTGGTGGTTCATCCCGCCTGTGGTCATACCTCTGGCACCCTCGTGCACGGTTTATTACATCACTGTGATGGTGGCTTGCCCTCCTTGGACGGTGAGCGGCCTGGTATTGTCCATCGTCTGGATAAAGACACTTCCGGCATCATGTTGGTAGCCAAGGATGAGGTCTCGCTGCGGGGATTGATGGCCGATTTTAAAGATCGCCGCATTCATAAATCGTATCAGGCGCTGTTGCTGCGCTCTCCCCGTGAACCACAAGGTCGGATTGTTCAGCCTCTTGGCCGTCACCCAGTTGAGCGGAAGAAAATGGCGGTCCGGCCTGCCGATGGAAAATATGCCGCAAGTAACTGGCAGATTAATGAGTACTTTGACAATGGATGGTGTCTGGCGGAGATTGCTATTGAGACTGGGCGTACCCATCAGATTCGTGTGCATATGGCCTGGGTAAAGGCTCCCGTGCTCGGCGATCGGCTCTATGGAGGCGCCGTCGCACCTCATAGCGGCTTCCGGGTTGAGCGGCAAATGCTCCATGCCAGTACATTGCACTTTACCCATCCGGTTCATGGCAAAGAAATGTCCTTTACCGCTCCACTCTGGGAGGATATGCAGCAGTTGCTTGAGGCTCTGCGGGGCAACTGA
- the coaE gene encoding dephospho-CoA kinase (Dephospho-CoA kinase (CoaE) performs the final step in coenzyme A biosynthesis.) codes for MASTSFVLGITGGIGSGKSAVSRLLASYCLTPLVDVDQCCRTLLDVGEPGWLALKQNFGQQFLLPSQEIDRVKLRNHLFGDDNFRQKVDSLLHPLAQKAMLDEVALLAAPLVMVEVPLLYEAGWQQAVDAVLVIFARRGRQCCRIMQRDKVSRGQAAQAIRSQMDLRKKARLADYCIDNSGDWHQTRIEVIRLGDTLSERFAGIF; via the coding sequence ATGGCATCCACTTCTTTTGTGCTTGGCATCACCGGTGGAATTGGCTCCGGAAAGAGTGCTGTAAGCCGCTTGCTTGCCAGTTATTGTCTGACACCCCTGGTCGATGTGGATCAGTGCTGCAGGACACTCCTTGATGTTGGCGAGCCGGGCTGGCTTGCGTTGAAGCAAAATTTTGGCCAGCAATTTTTGTTACCGTCTCAGGAGATCGATCGGGTAAAACTGCGCAATCACCTGTTTGGCGATGACAATTTTCGCCAAAAGGTCGATTCTCTCTTGCATCCATTGGCTCAAAAGGCCATGCTGGATGAGGTTGCCCTGCTTGCGGCACCCCTGGTCATGGTTGAGGTGCCCTTGCTCTATGAAGCCGGGTGGCAGCAGGCGGTGGATGCTGTTTTAGTGATCTTCGCTCGACGCGGGCGTCAATGTTGCCGTATAATGCAACGTGACAAGGTTTCGCGGGGCCAGGCAGCCCAGGCAATCCGCTCTCAAATGGATCTGAGGAAAAAGGCTCGATTGGCCGACTACTGCATAGATAATAGCGGTGATTGGCACCAGACCCGTATAGAGGTGATTCGGCTCGGAGACACGCTCTCTGAACGGTTTGCAGGGATTTTTTAG
- the rho gene encoding transcription termination factor Rho — protein sequence MNPTELKNKKIKELVSLAASLNIEGYSNMTKQELIFAILKEQADEDGKLRGSGVLEILQDGFGFLRAPDYNYLPGPDDIYVSPSQIRRLNLRTGDTIEGEVRAPKDNERYFALLKVDTINYEPPEAAKNKTAFINLTPLHPDQLIDLETASDNLSMRVLNIAAPLGKGQRGLIVAPPRTGKTMLMQKIANSIVANHKEVILIVLLIDERPEEVTDMKRNVNAEVVSSTFDEPPQRHIQVAEMVIQKAQRLVEHKKDVVILLDSITRLARAYNTVTPASGKILSGGVEANALHRPKRFFGAARNMEEGGSLTILATALIDTGSRMDEVIFEEFKGTGNMEIVLDRKMANRRIYPAIDIQKSGTRKEDLLLPPDDLNRIWILRKLLSSMNPADAMEFLLDKMRQTKNNEEFFASMNR from the coding sequence ATGAATCCAACTGAGTTGAAAAACAAAAAAATTAAAGAACTCGTCAGCCTCGCTGCCTCTCTCAATATCGAGGGGTACAGCAATATGACCAAGCAAGAATTGATTTTTGCCATACTCAAAGAGCAGGCTGATGAAGATGGCAAATTGCGCGGCAGCGGTGTGCTTGAGATCCTTCAGGATGGATTCGGTTTTCTCCGTGCTCCGGATTATAACTATCTACCAGGTCCGGATGACATCTACGTTTCTCCTTCCCAGATTCGCCGTCTCAATCTTCGTACCGGTGACACCATCGAAGGGGAGGTTCGAGCTCCTAAAGATAACGAGCGCTATTTTGCGCTGCTCAAGGTTGATACAATCAACTACGAACCCCCCGAGGCAGCCAAAAACAAAACTGCATTTATCAACCTGACACCACTGCATCCAGATCAGCTGATAGATCTGGAAACTGCATCGGACAACCTTTCCATGCGAGTGCTTAATATTGCAGCACCCCTTGGTAAAGGCCAGCGTGGTCTGATTGTCGCTCCACCCCGAACCGGTAAAACCATGTTAATGCAGAAGATTGCCAACTCAATCGTTGCCAATCATAAAGAAGTCATCCTCATCGTGCTGCTCATTGATGAGCGTCCTGAAGAGGTGACGGATATGAAACGCAACGTTAATGCCGAGGTCGTGAGTTCGACTTTTGATGAACCTCCCCAGCGCCATATTCAGGTAGCTGAGATGGTTATTCAGAAGGCTCAACGGTTGGTTGAGCATAAAAAAGACGTGGTTATTCTGCTTGATTCTATCACCCGCCTTGCCCGCGCCTACAACACTGTGACTCCGGCTTCGGGTAAGATTCTTTCCGGTGGTGTGGAAGCCAACGCCCTGCATCGACCTAAACGCTTTTTTGGCGCAGCCCGTAACATGGAAGAGGGAGGAAGCCTGACTATTCTCGCAACCGCCCTGATTGATACCGGCAGCCGCATGGACGAGGTCATCTTTGAGGAGTTCAAAGGGACTGGTAATATGGAAATTGTCCTGGATCGCAAGATGGCTAACCGCCGCATCTACCCTGCCATCGATATTCAGAAGTCTGGTACCCGTAAGGAGGATCTGCTCCTGCCGCCAGATGATCTCAACCGTATCTGGATTTTACGTAAGTTACTTTCCTCAATGAACCCCGCCGATGCCATGGAATTTTTACTTGATAAGATGAGGCAGACAAAAAATAATGAGGAATTTTTTGCCTCGATGAACCGATAA
- the rpmE gene encoding 50S ribosomal protein L31: protein MKANTHPEYHKIKAVCACGNEIELGSVDTEMRVEICSACHPFFTGKQKLIDTAGRIEKFKKKYAGYQPTKKK from the coding sequence ATGAAAGCCAATACTCATCCGGAATATCATAAAATTAAGGCAGTTTGTGCCTGCGGCAACGAAATCGAACTCGGCTCAGTCGATACCGAGATGCGAGTGGAGATTTGTTCTGCCTGTCATCCTTTTTTCACCGGTAAACAGAAGCTGATCGATACTGCAGGACGTATTGAGAAGTTCAAAAAGAAATACGCTGGATACCAGCCGACCAAGAAAAAATAA
- the prfA gene encoding peptide chain release factor 1: protein MFENLRDIDERLSSLERQLSDPQLVGNQSKYREVVREHADVARIAELYSEYQAVIAQIADNQELIHLDGEDPELIELAKLDNEELQERKVELEQLIRLRLLPKDPNDEKNILLEIRAGTGGDEAALFAADLFRMYSRYAESLGWKVEIMNSNPIGIGGFKEIIGLISGNGVYSRLKFESGVHRVQRVPDTETQGRIHTSAVTVAIIPEAEEVDLHIEPNELKFDVYRSSGPGGQSVNTTDSAVRVTHLPTGLVVTCQDEKSQHKNKAKALQVLRARLLDQVEQERHDRISEERKSQVGSGDRSERIRTYNFPQGRVTDHRINLTVYRLDQILAGGLDEVIVPIITHFQTEALKEGR, encoded by the coding sequence ATGTTCGAGAATCTACGTGACATTGATGAGCGGTTGAGTTCGCTTGAACGGCAGCTCTCTGACCCCCAGCTCGTCGGAAATCAAAGTAAGTATCGTGAAGTTGTGCGCGAACATGCAGACGTTGCACGAATTGCTGAGCTGTATAGTGAATATCAAGCTGTCATTGCCCAGATCGCTGATAACCAGGAACTGATTCATTTAGATGGAGAAGATCCGGAACTTATTGAACTGGCGAAGCTTGATAACGAGGAACTCCAGGAGCGGAAAGTCGAGCTGGAGCAACTGATTCGCCTGCGGCTGCTCCCAAAGGACCCAAACGACGAAAAGAATATCCTGCTGGAGATTCGAGCTGGAACTGGTGGGGATGAGGCTGCCTTATTTGCTGCCGATCTTTTTCGTATGTACAGCCGGTATGCAGAGAGCTTGGGGTGGAAAGTCGAAATTATGAACTCGAACCCTATCGGTATTGGTGGGTTTAAAGAAATTATTGGTCTGATCAGCGGTAACGGCGTCTACTCTCGGTTAAAATTTGAATCCGGTGTACATCGTGTACAGCGCGTACCAGATACAGAGACCCAGGGGCGTATCCACACCTCGGCGGTTACGGTGGCGATTATTCCCGAGGCAGAAGAGGTTGATCTGCATATCGAACCCAATGAGTTAAAGTTTGATGTCTACCGTTCCTCCGGCCCTGGAGGCCAATCGGTGAATACCACCGACTCCGCTGTACGTGTCACTCATCTGCCCACTGGGCTGGTGGTAACCTGTCAGGATGAGAAATCACAGCATAAAAATAAAGCCAAAGCCCTGCAAGTGTTGCGTGCACGGTTACTCGATCAGGTCGAACAAGAACGCCACGATCGAATCTCCGAGGAGAGGAAATCCCAGGTCGGCTCTGGTGATCGCAGTGAACGTATTCGAACCTACAACTTTCCTCAGGGGCGGGTCACGGACCACCGAATCAATCTAACTGTCTATCGACTTGATCAGATTCTGGCGGGCGGGCTTGATGAGGTGATCGTCCCTATTATTACCCATTTTCAGACAGAAGCGCTTAAAGAAGGTCGTTAA
- the prmC gene encoding peptide chain release factor N(5)-glutamine methyltransferase, with amino-acid sequence MSIDALLRSGSRQLSAAGITDTEIEARLLLQFVTGRSRTQLMLDASLELAPVLVARYHELLNKRCQRTPLQYLTGVQEFWSLELIVSPAVLIPRPETEFLIEQVLARLKRKVGGQVLDMCTGSGAIALVLAQELSCSVVAVDLSLEALAIAQQNRAKCQLKDQVALVQSDLFAGLAQNRRFDCVVSNPPYITDSVIEQLEPEVACFEPRMALSGGADGLDCIERIIAQAPKYLRAEGWLFLEIGSDQHQSVLNLLQAYPEYEQAEVLCDYAGRPRVALARLSH; translated from the coding sequence GTGTCTATAGATGCGTTGTTGCGTTCAGGGAGCAGGCAGCTGTCCGCTGCTGGCATAACGGATACAGAGATAGAGGCCAGGCTGCTGTTGCAGTTTGTCACAGGGCGGAGCCGTACGCAACTCATGCTTGATGCTAGCCTGGAGCTGGCACCTGTCCTTGTGGCCCGCTACCATGAGCTGCTGAATAAGCGCTGTCAGCGTACCCCTCTGCAGTATCTTACCGGTGTCCAGGAATTCTGGTCGCTTGAGCTTATTGTGTCGCCTGCGGTGCTTATTCCCAGGCCGGAGACGGAGTTTTTAATAGAACAGGTCTTAGCCAGGCTCAAGCGGAAGGTGGGGGGGCAGGTGCTTGATATGTGTACCGGTAGCGGTGCCATCGCCCTGGTGCTTGCTCAGGAACTATCCTGCTCTGTTGTCGCAGTTGATCTCTCGCTAGAGGCTCTTGCCATTGCCCAGCAGAACCGTGCAAAGTGTCAACTCAAGGACCAGGTTGCTCTGGTGCAGAGTGATCTTTTTGCTGGACTTGCCCAAAATCGCCGTTTTGACTGTGTTGTCAGCAACCCACCCTATATTACTGACTCGGTCATTGAGCAGTTGGAACCTGAAGTAGCTTGTTTTGAGCCGCGCATGGCCCTTTCTGGGGGGGCGGATGGGCTCGACTGTATAGAGCGTATTATTGCTCAGGCGCCGAAGTATCTGCGGGCTGAAGGTTGGCTGTTTTTAGAGATTGGTTCTGATCAACATCAATCGGTGCTCAACCTTTTGCAGGCTTACCCAGAATATGAGCAGGCAGAGGTCCTCTGCGACTATGCCGGCCGGCCCCGAGTGGCGCTGGCTCGATTGAGTCACTGA
- the murA gene encoding UDP-N-acetylglucosamine 1-carboxyvinyltransferase, producing MDKLLIDGGVPLYGTVSISGAKNAALPLLAATLLAPGEHVLHNVPDLRDTRTMLKLLAILGVQWERSGNTVRINADNLTGVEAPYDLVKTMRASVLVLGPLLARLGSARVSLPGGCAIGARPINYHLKGFEKLGVSTNLEQGYVEAIAQRRMQGATVYFDVPSVTGTENVLMASVVAEGETIIENAAREPEVGNLVDMLVAMGAKIEGKDTDRLVVHGVTELHATESTIIPDRIETGTYMIAVAATGGSVTITDCAPSHLLALTEKLLLCGVNIEETENSITVSCPEIDGRSLCRLRSIDITTLPYPGFPTDLQAQFMALMVQGDGSSIIHETIFENRFMHVAELKRLGADIAIEGSRAIIRGIGRDTLCGAPVMATDLRASASLVIAGLSALGRTEVSRIYHLERGYEEMAEKLRALGAHVEIVRE from the coding sequence ATGGACAAGTTACTCATAGACGGCGGTGTGCCCCTGTATGGCACCGTTTCCATCAGTGGTGCTAAAAACGCTGCTCTGCCGCTTTTGGCTGCCACTCTGCTTGCCCCCGGCGAGCATGTTCTCCATAATGTCCCTGATCTGCGTGATACGCGGACCATGCTCAAATTGCTGGCCATTCTGGGGGTGCAGTGGGAACGAAGTGGTAATACTGTACGGATCAATGCCGATAATCTGACGGGTGTCGAGGCTCCTTACGATCTGGTCAAAACCATGCGTGCCTCTGTTCTTGTCCTGGGGCCGCTCCTTGCTCGCTTAGGCTCCGCCCGGGTTTCACTCCCCGGAGGGTGTGCCATTGGCGCTCGCCCTATTAATTATCATCTCAAAGGCTTTGAAAAATTAGGGGTCAGCACCAACCTGGAGCAGGGGTATGTGGAGGCCATTGCCCAGAGGCGGATGCAGGGCGCGACCGTCTACTTTGATGTACCTTCGGTCACGGGGACGGAAAACGTCTTGATGGCTTCGGTGGTTGCTGAAGGAGAAACGATCATTGAAAATGCTGCACGTGAGCCGGAAGTTGGTAATTTGGTTGATATGCTGGTGGCCATGGGAGCAAAGATTGAGGGTAAAGACACCGATCGGCTGGTTGTGCATGGTGTTACTGAGCTGCATGCGACTGAATCGACCATTATCCCTGATCGTATCGAAACCGGCACCTATATGATCGCTGTTGCCGCTACAGGCGGTTCGGTTACGATTACAGATTGTGCCCCCAGCCACCTTTTAGCCTTAACCGAAAAGCTGCTGCTTTGTGGGGTTAACATTGAGGAGACCGAAAATTCAATTACTGTCTCCTGTCCAGAAATTGACGGCAGAAGCCTTTGCCGCCTACGGAGTATCGATATAACCACCTTACCCTATCCGGGGTTTCCCACCGACCTCCAGGCTCAGTTCATGGCCCTGATGGTGCAAGGGGATGGTAGCTCTATCATTCACGAGACCATTTTTGAAAACCGATTTATGCATGTGGCTGAATTAAAAAGGCTGGGGGCTGATATTGCCATTGAAGGATCACGTGCTATTATTCGCGGGATAGGGCGCGATACCCTTTGTGGGGCACCTGTTATGGCCACCGATCTGCGAGCCTCAGCTTCCCTTGTTATCGCAGGACTCTCAGCTCTTGGCCGCACCGAAGTCTCCCGCATCTATCATCTGGAACGTGGTTATGAAGAGATGGCTGAAAAACTGCGGGCTCTGGGAGCCCATGTGGAAATTGTCAGGGAGTAG
- a CDS encoding ATP-binding protein, which produces MHSFLRFFTPVTSSEQEIRRHILWWIALRVLLFTLLLSIGVYLLEKESSALLPPLPLISFFLLGIYGFSILSALLMPKISWSARRFGVVQLLFDLCCNAVLVYGTGCSQSDFIALMVLPVITGGFILYRIGALFLAASSTLLLAGVFFVEQLGYIPGYFLNSLYKPATNPLATANLFAIYGLIFFLAALLSGHLARRLRVTEEKLDRTSREYDRLSSLYKQIFDDISTGIITTDALDFITSFNQAAERITGYSRQALLGQPFTRIFPGIRLQEKQGRSVCDYKRTDGVDIRLGYSFSFLNAPQQQELEESWARGKVITLQDISQIERMENQVREAEKMAAIGELSASIAHDFRNPLAAISGSVQILAMEQSPLSTVDQATFRTLLGIIQRESNRMAKTITDFLQFARPALIQCEWFNLSNMVDEVIQGLINGPLMASALRIENEINATLSCWADRQQIQTAVSHLLENACYAVETNEGRIMVTALEEDSGELCLGIRDEGIGIDPEIRSKIMTPFFSSRTDGTGLGLAIVHQIIENHQGNLSIKENSPQGCLITLYLPQPTTP; this is translated from the coding sequence ATGCACTCATTTCTTCGATTCTTTACACCGGTGACCAGCAGTGAGCAGGAGATCCGCCGCCACATCCTTTGGTGGATTGCCCTGCGAGTGCTCCTGTTTACCCTGTTACTGAGCATCGGAGTCTACCTGCTGGAAAAAGAAAGCTCAGCGCTGCTTCCTCCTCTCCCCCTTATCTCGTTCTTTCTGCTGGGTATCTATGGATTTTCCATCCTCTCAGCGCTCCTGATGCCTAAAATCAGCTGGTCGGCGCGCCGTTTTGGGGTTGTCCAGCTCTTGTTTGATCTCTGCTGCAATGCTGTTTTGGTGTATGGAACCGGGTGCAGTCAGTCCGATTTTATAGCCTTGATGGTTCTCCCGGTGATCACCGGTGGATTTATCCTCTACCGAATTGGTGCCCTCTTTCTCGCAGCCAGTTCCACCTTGCTTTTAGCAGGAGTCTTCTTTGTTGAGCAGTTAGGGTATATCCCCGGATATTTTCTTAATTCATTGTACAAACCGGCAACTAATCCTCTGGCCACGGCCAATCTCTTTGCCATCTATGGGCTGATATTTTTTCTCGCGGCCCTCTTAAGCGGCCACCTGGCCAGACGACTACGGGTCACAGAAGAAAAACTCGATCGCACCTCACGAGAATATGATCGCCTTTCGAGCCTCTACAAACAGATCTTTGACGACATCTCCACCGGTATCATTACGACGGATGCACTGGATTTTATCACCTCGTTCAATCAGGCTGCCGAACGCATAACCGGCTACAGTCGCCAGGCCCTCCTGGGCCAACCCTTTACCCGCATTTTCCCTGGAATTCGTCTCCAGGAAAAACAAGGTCGGTCAGTATGCGACTACAAACGAACTGATGGTGTTGACATTCGCCTGGGCTACTCGTTTAGCTTTCTCAACGCACCCCAGCAGCAAGAATTAGAGGAATCCTGGGCACGGGGCAAGGTTATCACCCTCCAAGATATCAGTCAGATAGAAAGGATGGAAAACCAGGTTCGTGAAGCGGAAAAGATGGCGGCTATAGGAGAATTAAGCGCGTCCATTGCCCATGATTTCAGAAACCCATTGGCGGCGATCTCTGGTTCTGTGCAGATCCTGGCTATGGAACAGAGCCCTCTCTCCACTGTGGACCAGGCTACATTCAGGACGCTTTTAGGTATTATTCAGCGTGAATCAAACCGTATGGCCAAAACCATCACCGATTTTCTCCAGTTTGCCCGCCCCGCACTGATTCAGTGCGAGTGGTTTAACCTGAGCAATATGGTTGATGAGGTCATCCAGGGATTGATAAATGGACCTCTGATGGCTAGTGCCCTCCGGATTGAAAATGAAATAAATGCTACGCTTTCCTGCTGGGCAGATCGCCAGCAGATTCAAACGGCAGTCTCCCATCTTCTGGAAAACGCTTGTTACGCCGTGGAAACAAACGAAGGCAGGATTATGGTGACTGCCCTTGAAGAGGACTCTGGAGAGCTCTGCCTTGGAATTCGCGACGAAGGGATTGGGATTGATCCCGAGATTCGCAGTAAAATCATGACGCCATTTTTCTCAAGCCGAACCGACGGTACTGGACTGGGGCTGGCTATCGTGCATCAAATTATCGAAAATCATCAGGGCAACCTCAGCATCAAAGAGAATAGCCCGCAGGGGTGTTTGATCACCTTATACCTGCCTCAGCCGACTACTCCCTGA
- a CDS encoding sigma-54 dependent transcriptional regulator has product MSSILVVDDELSMREFLRILLEKEGYQVTVASDGTNALQLAQDQPFDLMISDIRMPGMSGLELLAQIKELQPDIGVIMITAFASPDDAVTAMKNGAFDYITKPFNVDEIKRVARAVLKKRPQAEALPEQGFPEIIGRSSEMTKIFELITKIAPTPANVLIYGESGTGKELVAKAIHNRSQVAKKPFVPITCSAIPESLLESELFGHVKGSFTGAIADKAGLFQQADGGTAFLDEIGELTPIIQTKLLRVLQEREFMPIGSTRTRQVNVRIIAATNRILEEEIISGAFREDLYYRLAVVPIRVPPLRERLSDVPLLVEHFLKKYSTLLGKEVQTMSSYGMEVLMQYDFPGNVRELENIIERGVALESSNIILPENLILSLHRQGKKRPSYQDENSPLFVAAHSEQELFDKGIEEVLQNVEKDMIRHALNKAGNSKMRAAELLKLSFRSLRYKTKKHGIDEERQ; this is encoded by the coding sequence ATGTCATCTATTCTCGTTGTCGATGACGAGCTGAGCATGCGCGAATTTTTGCGCATTCTTCTTGAAAAGGAAGGGTACCAGGTCACCGTGGCTTCAGATGGAACCAATGCTCTCCAGCTTGCCCAGGACCAGCCTTTTGATCTAATGATTTCAGATATTCGCATGCCCGGCATGAGCGGGCTGGAATTACTGGCACAGATAAAAGAGCTTCAGCCCGACATCGGCGTCATCATGATCACCGCCTTTGCCTCACCTGATGATGCGGTGACCGCCATGAAAAATGGCGCCTTTGATTACATTACCAAGCCCTTTAATGTCGATGAAATCAAACGGGTAGCCAGAGCTGTATTAAAAAAACGGCCCCAGGCAGAGGCTTTACCAGAACAGGGATTTCCCGAAATTATCGGCCGAAGCTCGGAGATGACGAAAATCTTTGAGCTGATCACAAAAATTGCGCCTACCCCCGCCAACGTACTTATTTACGGAGAATCGGGCACAGGCAAAGAACTGGTCGCCAAAGCTATCCACAACCGCTCCCAGGTGGCAAAAAAACCTTTTGTCCCCATCACCTGCAGTGCCATCCCCGAGAGTCTGCTCGAAAGTGAGCTCTTTGGTCATGTGAAAGGTTCCTTTACCGGAGCCATTGCTGATAAGGCGGGACTTTTTCAACAGGCTGATGGCGGCACAGCCTTTCTCGATGAGATCGGCGAACTGACCCCCATTATCCAGACAAAGCTGCTTCGCGTTTTACAAGAACGCGAATTTATGCCCATTGGCTCGACCAGAACACGCCAGGTGAATGTCCGCATCATCGCCGCCACCAACCGTATTCTTGAAGAGGAAATTATATCAGGAGCCTTTCGAGAAGATCTCTATTACCGTCTTGCCGTAGTGCCGATTCGCGTTCCTCCATTGCGGGAACGGCTTTCTGATGTCCCCCTTTTAGTCGAACATTTCCTCAAAAAATACTCGACCCTGCTGGGCAAAGAGGTGCAGACCATGTCCTCTTACGGCATGGAAGTTCTGATGCAATACGATTTTCCCGGCAATGTTCGTGAACTGGAAAATATCATCGAGCGAGGTGTAGCCCTGGAATCATCCAATATTATCCTGCCAGAAAATTTGATTCTCTCCTTACATCGCCAGGGCAAAAAACGACCGTCGTATCAAGATGAAAACAGTCCACTTTTTGTAGCAGCCCACAGCGAACAAGAGCTCTTTGACAAGGGGATTGAAGAGGTGCTGCAGAATGTGGAGAAGGATATGATTCGCCATGCTCTCAACAAAGCCGGCAACTCCAAGATGCGAGCCGCGGAACTGCTCAAACTCAGCTTTCGCAGCCTGCGATATAAAACCAAGAAGCATGGCATTGATGAAGAGCGACAATAA
- a CDS encoding class II fructose-bisphosphate aldolase produces MSYICDFEKALEVGRPPNIRSLFPSSRALLVSGKVIDRAMLAKGGAMTIAANGRNNLVIRGALQAAQRAHAAIIIEIARSEGGASAYCAVNYWNIARQVDALCNELGITVPVAIHADHYGIKKTEDVPVAAVEIPTIFEAGITSIAIDASHMVDAENLLASVELARSVPSWAGLETEVGEIKGKLGLSTKEEALFIIQGLNAHDVFPDWIALNNGTSHGIEASAQGIQVELTTEIHKALAGYAVSGAQHGTSGNNSERLRDIAAQTYTTKANVATALQMVSWGLEVNDYGNAALDANGDFIKVEGEGVTEELWQEMRSYAEAQGWKQGNYKKLNLPFENKILGQPKAVRERMARRVENFVYTMLVEVFNAADTARYGVEAILEAGSYDLGPKTGRIESPEAWSLEKIHERAAAISSDKGPEGDFDD; encoded by the coding sequence ATGTCGTATATCTGTGATTTTGAAAAAGCGCTGGAGGTTGGTCGTCCACCGAATATTCGTTCCCTGTTTCCCAGCTCCCGAGCTTTGCTGGTTAGTGGGAAGGTCATAGATAGAGCTATGCTGGCTAAAGGTGGAGCTATGACTATTGCTGCCAATGGCCGCAATAATTTGGTGATCCGGGGGGCCCTGCAGGCTGCCCAACGGGCACATGCCGCCATTATTATTGAAATAGCCCGGTCTGAAGGTGGGGCAAGTGCCTATTGTGCGGTAAATTACTGGAATATCGCTCGTCAGGTCGATGCCCTTTGTAACGAGCTGGGGATCACGGTTCCCGTGGCCATTCATGCCGATCATTACGGGATCAAAAAAACTGAAGATGTACCTGTTGCCGCTGTCGAAATTCCCACTATTTTTGAAGCAGGTATCACCTCTATCGCCATTGATGCCTCGCATATGGTTGATGCCGAGAACCTGCTTGCCAGTGTCGAGCTTGCCCGCTCTGTTCCCTCATGGGCAGGTCTTGAAACCGAGGTCGGCGAGATTAAAGGCAAACTCGGGCTTTCCACAAAAGAAGAGGCGCTGTTTATCATTCAGGGGCTCAACGCCCACGATGTCTTTCCGGACTGGATAGCCCTCAACAACGGAACCTCCCACGGAATCGAAGCTTCAGCCCAGGGGATTCAGGTGGAACTGACCACGGAGATTCATAAAGCCCTGGCTGGTTATGCCGTATCCGGCGCCCAGCATGGCACCTCTGGGAATAACTCTGAGCGATTGCGCGATATCGCCGCCCAGACTTATACCACCAAAGCCAACGTGGCCACTGCGCTACAGATGGTTTCCTGGGGGCTTGAGGTCAATGACTATGGTAATGCCGCGCTTGATGCAAATGGCGACTTTATCAAGGTCGAGGGGGAAGGGGTAACCGAGGAGTTATGGCAGGAGATGCGCAGCTATGCCGAGGCCCAGGGGTGGAAGCAGGGGAACTATAAAAAACTGAACCTGCCCTTTGAAAATAAGATTCTGGGGCAACCTAAGGCTGTACGTGAGCGTATGGCAAGAAGGGTTGAGAATTTTGTTTATACCATGCTGGTTGAGGTGTTTAATGCTGCAGACACCGCTCGTTATGGTGTGGAAGCTATTCTTGAAGCGGGCTCCTACGATCTTGGACCTAAAACCGGCCGTATCGAATCACCAGAGGCCTGGAGTTTGGAAAAGATTCACGAACGCGCAGCAGCTATTAGTAGTGACAAAGGACCAGAAGGGGATTTTGATGACTGA